TCTAAACAGTTACCGTCATCAAAAATCAACAGACAATGGCGTTTCAACAAAGACATTATTGACAACTGGCTACTCACAACACAAAGTTACAAAAAGAAACCATAGGAAATACTGAACATTAAGGAATAAAACAGTTAGAGTAAAAAGGTTTACGGTGCTGTGGTATGATACAAATCCCGATGCATAAACATAACAATGCTGATATCAATCAATAGTTACTGAATGCTGGCACAAAGGATGAAAAATGAAACTATCATCAGCAGAAAAAAACACAAAGCTTGATGCTAAGGAAGAAGCGATGAAAGACAGGTTCCACTACATTGGTTTAACGGTAGGAGTCTTTGTTGTTATAATCTGTTTTTTCTCTTGTGCGGAACAGAAGTACTCTTATGTGACTCCGGAAGGTTCCCTTGAAAGAATAATTGAAAAAGTTGCCGTTGATGTAATGGGGAAAACGGTCAATTGGTCAGGAAGGCCAAGAACAGTCATTGAGATAAGCAAA
This genomic stretch from Elusimicrobiota bacterium harbors:
- a CDS encoding helix-turn-helix domain-containing protein, yielding MTNWLTTEELAEYLKISKESVYKFARSKQLPSSKINRQWRFNKDIIDNWLLTTQSYKKKP